A DNA window from Streptomyces asoensis contains the following coding sequences:
- a CDS encoding gas vesicle protein: MSMASRLPEPYGQGGGSNLADILERVLDKGVVIAGDIRINLLDIELLTIKLRLIVASVDKAKEMGIDWWEDDPALSSGARRNELARENAELRERLARLEELEPGRAPKDVREESP; the protein is encoded by the coding sequence ATGAGCATGGCGAGCCGGCTTCCGGAGCCGTACGGCCAGGGCGGCGGGTCCAACCTCGCCGACATCCTGGAACGCGTCCTCGACAAGGGCGTCGTCATCGCCGGAGACATCCGGATCAACCTGCTCGACATCGAACTGCTCACCATCAAGCTCCGCCTCATCGTCGCCAGCGTCGACAAGGCCAAGGAGATGGGCATCGACTGGTGGGAGGACGACCCGGCCCTGTCCTCCGGCGCGCGCCGCAACGAGCTCGCGCGGGAGAACGCCGAGCTGCGCGAGCGGCTCGCGCGTCTGGAGGAGCTGGAGCCGGGCCGTGCCCCGAAGGACGTGCGGGAGGAGTCCCCATGA
- the gvpO gene encoding gas vesicle protein: MMDTEKTSESQKSRRSHISHKSTRSHRSSRPADARDPHGSPADEEGKDDVAENRPGPMEVLRHARTQLAELTGMTAESVSSFEQTQDGWSLEIEVLELSRVPDTMSLMASYQVDLDAEGQLTGYRRVRRYERGRADAHRSGGR, translated from the coding sequence GTGATGGACACAGAAAAAACATCAGAGTCACAAAAATCTCGCAGATCTCATATTTCGCATAAATCAACTAGATCGCACAGATCGAGCAGGCCAGCTGATGCGCGGGACCCGCACGGGTCCCCGGCGGACGAGGAAGGCAAGGACGACGTGGCGGAGAACCGGCCGGGCCCGATGGAGGTGCTGCGGCACGCCCGCACCCAGCTCGCCGAGCTGACCGGGATGACCGCGGAAAGCGTCTCCTCCTTCGAGCAGACGCAGGACGGCTGGTCCCTGGAGATCGAGGTCCTGGAGCTCTCCCGCGTGCCCGACACGATGAGCCTGATGGCGAGCTACCAGGTGGACCTCGACGCGGAGGGCCAGCTCACCGGCTACCGCCGCGTCCGCCGCTACGAGCGCGGGCGGGCCGACGCACATCGGTCCGGCGGCCGCTAG
- a CDS encoding gas vesicle protein, with product MTVVERREVALVDLLDRLLAGGVVITGDITLRIADVDLVRIDLNALISSVNEQVPSPWGELL from the coding sequence ATGACCGTGGTGGAGCGCCGTGAGGTGGCCCTCGTCGACCTGCTTGACCGGCTGCTGGCCGGCGGGGTCGTCATCACCGGGGACATCACCCTGCGCATCGCGGACGTCGACCTCGTCCGGATCGACCTCAACGCGCTGATCAGCTCGGTCAACGAACAGGTGCCGTCGCCGTGGGGGGAGCTGCTGTGA
- a CDS encoding gas vesicle protein K, whose translation MTERRNHLDLEPDTVERDLVKLVLTVVELLRQLMERQALRRFDTGDLSEDQEERIGLTLMLLDDRMTELRERYGLRPEDLNLDLGPLGPLLPRE comes from the coding sequence GTGACGGAACGACGCAACCATCTCGACCTCGAGCCCGACACCGTCGAGCGGGATCTCGTCAAACTCGTCCTGACCGTCGTGGAGTTGCTGCGCCAGCTGATGGAACGGCAGGCGCTGCGCCGCTTCGACACGGGCGATCTCAGCGAGGACCAGGAGGAGCGGATCGGGCTCACCCTGATGCTGCTCGACGACCGTATGACCGAGCTGCGCGAACGCTACGGACTGCGGCCCGAGGACCTCAACCTCGACCTCGGGCCGCTGGGACCGCTGCTTCCCCGGGAATGA
- a CDS encoding methyltransferase domain-containing protein: MPHAQETAVYTHGHHESVLRSHTWRTAANSAAYLLGSLKPHMKILDIGCGPGTITADLAALVPDGHVTGVDRAPEILEQARATAAGRGLANTDFAVADVHALPYPDDTFCVVHAHQVLQHVGDPVQALREMLRVTRPGGLVAARDSDYAAMTWYPASPGMDDWLELYRRVARANGGEPDAGRRLKAWAQAAGCTDITATSATWTFGTAEERAWWSGLWAERTVASAYAERATQGGHASAEQLRAVSQAWREWGRREDGWFAVLHGEILCRKAV; this comes from the coding sequence TACACGCACGGACACCACGAGTCGGTGCTGCGTTCGCACACCTGGCGGACCGCCGCCAACTCCGCCGCCTACCTGCTCGGTTCGCTGAAGCCGCACATGAAGATCCTGGACATCGGCTGCGGACCGGGCACCATCACCGCGGACCTGGCGGCCCTGGTCCCCGACGGGCACGTCACCGGGGTGGACCGGGCCCCGGAGATCCTGGAGCAGGCGCGGGCCACGGCGGCCGGGCGGGGTCTGGCCAACACCGACTTCGCGGTCGCCGACGTGCACGCCCTGCCGTACCCCGACGACACGTTCTGCGTCGTCCACGCCCACCAGGTGCTCCAGCACGTGGGGGACCCCGTGCAGGCACTGCGCGAGATGCTGCGGGTGACCCGGCCCGGCGGCCTCGTCGCGGCCCGCGACTCGGACTACGCGGCGATGACCTGGTACCCCGCCTCCCCCGGGATGGACGACTGGCTGGAGCTGTACCGCCGGGTGGCCCGGGCCAACGGCGGCGAGCCGGACGCCGGGCGGCGGCTGAAGGCGTGGGCGCAGGCGGCGGGCTGCACCGACATCACGGCCACCTCCGCGACCTGGACCTTCGGCACCGCCGAGGAGCGGGCCTGGTGGAGCGGGCTGTGGGCCGAGCGCACGGTGGCCTCGGCGTACGCGGAGCGCGCCACCCAGGGCGGGCACGCGTCGGCGGAGCAGCTGCGCGCCGTGTCGCAGGCCTGGCGGGAGTGGGGGCGCCGCGAGGACGGCTGGTTCGCCGTGCTGCACGGGGAGATCCTCTGCCGCAAAGCCGTCTGA
- a CDS encoding DNA primase → MNRVGLGLAVGAGYVLGRTKKMKLAFAVGSLVAGKKMNLTPKGIADLLSQQLRDNPQFKEIGDQLRQDLRGVGKAASGAMVERQMEALANRLHGRTAEVRDQIEGVVPGRGGNRSDDEADDADEDEYDEPRDARGDDAEDADDTDESRNDADDGDDEEEPPRRTAAKKAPAKRAAKKAPAKKAPAKKAAARGTAAKKTASARKTGARTASGAASRTRRTKEGGDR, encoded by the coding sequence ATGAATCGAGTGGGACTGGGCCTCGCGGTGGGGGCCGGGTACGTCCTCGGACGTACCAAGAAGATGAAACTCGCCTTCGCCGTGGGTTCGTTGGTGGCGGGCAAGAAGATGAACCTGACGCCCAAGGGCATCGCCGACCTGCTCTCCCAGCAGCTGCGCGACAACCCGCAGTTCAAGGAGATCGGGGACCAGCTGCGCCAGGACCTGCGCGGGGTCGGCAAGGCCGCCTCCGGTGCGATGGTCGAGCGGCAGATGGAAGCCCTCGCGAACCGGCTGCACGGCCGCACCGCCGAGGTGCGTGACCAGATCGAGGGCGTCGTTCCCGGCCGGGGCGGCAACCGCTCCGACGACGAGGCCGACGACGCCGACGAGGACGAGTACGACGAGCCCCGCGACGCCCGCGGCGACGACGCCGAGGACGCCGACGACACGGACGAGTCCCGCAACGACGCGGACGACGGGGACGACGAGGAGGAGCCGCCGAGGAGGACGGCGGCGAAGAAGGCGCCGGCCAAGCGGGCGGCCAAGAAGGCCCCCGCGAAGAAGGCGCCCGCCAAGAAGGCCGCGGCCCGCGGCACGGCCGCGAAGAAGACCGCCTCGGCGAGGAAGACGGGCGCGAGGACCGCCTCGGGCGCCGCCTCCCGGACGCGGCGCACGAAGGAAGGCGGCGACCGATGA
- a CDS encoding GvpL/GvpF family gas vesicle protein has protein sequence MSTYVYGIVASSHPALPDGLAGVGDPALPIRVLKEGALAAVVSDAPEGLRPKRRELLAHQAVLAEAGADGCVLPMRFGSVAPDDSSVTGVLAERTEHYEERLRALENKVEYNIKATHVEEAVLHLVMAENPELRSLAEANRQAGGGSHEQRLQLGEMVAAAVKTKEAEDAADVQQHLESLAAATSVGPESTGWLLNVSFLVDRDAAAGFLETAEEVRKGRPHLELRINGPLPPYSFVEPGPAGPAGSTTK, from the coding sequence GTGAGCACGTACGTGTACGGCATCGTCGCGAGCTCGCACCCGGCCCTGCCCGACGGCCTGGCGGGCGTCGGCGACCCGGCCCTGCCGATCCGCGTCCTGAAGGAGGGCGCGCTGGCGGCCGTCGTCAGCGACGCCCCCGAGGGGCTGCGGCCCAAGCGCCGTGAACTCCTCGCCCACCAGGCCGTGCTCGCCGAGGCGGGCGCCGACGGCTGCGTGCTGCCCATGCGGTTCGGCAGCGTCGCCCCCGACGACAGCTCCGTCACCGGGGTGCTGGCCGAGCGCACCGAGCACTACGAGGAGCGCCTGCGGGCCCTCGAGAACAAGGTCGAGTACAACATCAAGGCCACCCACGTGGAAGAAGCCGTCCTGCATCTGGTGATGGCCGAGAACCCCGAGCTGCGCTCCCTCGCCGAGGCCAACCGGCAGGCGGGCGGCGGCAGCCACGAACAGCGGCTCCAGCTCGGCGAGATGGTGGCCGCCGCGGTCAAGACCAAGGAGGCCGAGGACGCGGCCGACGTGCAGCAGCACCTCGAGTCGCTCGCCGCGGCCACCAGCGTGGGCCCCGAGTCCACGGGCTGGCTGCTCAACGTCTCGTTCCTGGTGGACCGTGACGCCGCGGCCGGCTTCCTGGAGACGGCGGAGGAGGTCCGCAAGGGCCGTCCGCACCTGGAACTGCGGATCAACGGGCCGCTGCCGCCGTACAGCTTCGTCGAACCCGGACCGGCCGGACCGGCGGGATCCACCACGAAGTAG
- a CDS encoding gas vesicle structural protein GvpA, whose amino-acid sequence MTVVPAQQSGGGGGSSGLYDVLELVLDRGLVIDAFVRVSLVGIEILKIDVRVVVASVDTYLRFAEACNRLDLEAGPRKDPGLPDLVGEITESGARGKSKGALSGAAETISDAFKQARDDGSEERQTRPRARKSTAARRKEESE is encoded by the coding sequence ATGACCGTTGTCCCGGCACAACAGTCCGGCGGTGGGGGTGGCTCGAGCGGCCTCTACGACGTGCTGGAGCTCGTCCTCGACAGGGGTCTGGTCATCGACGCGTTCGTGCGGGTGTCGCTGGTCGGCATCGAGATCCTCAAGATCGACGTACGGGTCGTGGTCGCCAGCGTCGACACGTACCTGCGCTTCGCCGAGGCGTGCAACCGGCTGGACCTGGAGGCGGGGCCGCGCAAGGACCCCGGCCTGCCCGACCTGGTCGGCGAGATCACCGAGTCCGGCGCGCGCGGCAAGTCCAAGGGCGCTCTGTCGGGCGCCGCGGAGACCATATCCGACGCCTTCAAGCAGGCCCGTGACGACGGCTCCGAGGAGCGCCAGACCAGGCCGCGGGCGCGCAAGAGCACCGCTGCGCGCAGGAAGGAGGAGTCGGAGTGA
- a CDS encoding GvpL/GvpF family gas vesicle protein — MNGLRYVYAVCRPLGAPLQADLPGVAGDPPRLLAHRGLVAVVSRVPERDFAEEPLRRHLEDLDWLTDTARAHQQVIDALTAVGTPLPLRLATVFRDDSGVRVMMEEREADFRRTLDRLEGRVEWGVKVYVEPEAQEPAPTATKPASGRDYLMQRRRKAQAHEDTWQRAEGFAGRLHTTLAARADASRLHPPQNPALSKATGQNVLNAAYLVPRAESEEFVEIVDRTKDEEPGMRVELTGPWAAYSFVEAAGRTGTPGDRAATPAPAGEGEGA, encoded by the coding sequence ATGAACGGGCTGCGTTACGTGTACGCCGTCTGCCGCCCCCTCGGAGCGCCTCTCCAGGCCGACCTTCCGGGGGTGGCGGGCGATCCGCCCCGGCTGCTCGCTCACCGCGGCCTGGTGGCCGTGGTGAGCCGCGTGCCGGAGCGGGACTTCGCCGAGGAGCCGCTGCGGCGCCATCTGGAGGACCTCGACTGGCTGACGGACACCGCCCGCGCCCATCAGCAGGTGATCGACGCGCTGACGGCCGTCGGCACACCGCTGCCGCTGCGGCTGGCCACCGTGTTCCGCGACGACAGCGGCGTGCGCGTGATGATGGAGGAGCGCGAGGCCGACTTCCGGCGCACCCTGGACCGGCTGGAGGGCCGGGTCGAGTGGGGGGTGAAGGTGTACGTCGAGCCCGAGGCGCAGGAGCCCGCGCCGACCGCGACGAAGCCCGCCTCGGGGCGTGACTACCTGATGCAGCGGCGCCGCAAGGCCCAGGCACACGAGGACACCTGGCAGCGCGCCGAGGGGTTCGCGGGGCGCCTGCACACCACGCTGGCCGCGCGCGCCGACGCCTCCCGGCTCCACCCGCCGCAGAACCCCGCCCTCTCCAAGGCGACAGGACAGAACGTCCTGAACGCCGCCTATCTCGTGCCCCGGGCCGAGTCCGAGGAATTCGTGGAGATCGTGGACCGGACCAAGGACGAGGAACCCGGGATGCGCGTGGAACTCACGGGGCCGTGGGCCGCCTATTCGTTCGTCGAGGCCGCCGGGCGGACCGGGACCCCGGGGGACAGGGCGGCCACGCCGGCCCCCGCGGGCGAGGGGGAGGGCGCATGA
- a CDS encoding SRPBCC family protein, which translates to MTDTLGSATSTAGKAAGGSPLSGLAHSEAADRLKEEVQEYLAAQATRLLTGVGTKLGETTSKLNDIAEGNSPGFAKLALDGGKKIAEGKGPLRSALELGASRAKDKVTGAFKNIGGGKGGKGKKSAGKKPTVIMETIDVGVSLRTAYDQWTQYQDFSTFAKGVKSANRADDTTSDWQAKVFWSNRSWKAKTTEQIPDDRIAWTSEGAKGTTKGVVSFHELAENLTRILLVIEYYPTGLFEKTGNIWRAQGRRARLDLKNFARFITIKGEAKDSWRGEIRDGEVVTSHEDAIAEEEENERDREDEENGGPEEGDEPRDAEEGAPEDDEEYGEEAPYAEDEPEDDEEYDAEGEPADEGGGEAAEDEYEDEEYDEEEPEDEQAEAEYEDEDEPEETEEELRDEDAPARGRGRR; encoded by the coding sequence ATGACCGACACCCTGGGATCCGCCACCTCCACGGCGGGCAAGGCGGCCGGAGGCAGTCCGCTGTCCGGACTGGCCCACAGCGAGGCCGCCGACCGGCTCAAGGAAGAGGTACAGGAGTACCTCGCCGCCCAGGCCACGCGCCTGCTGACCGGCGTCGGCACGAAGCTCGGCGAGACCACGTCCAAGCTGAACGACATCGCCGAGGGCAACAGCCCCGGCTTCGCCAAGCTCGCCCTCGACGGCGGTAAGAAGATCGCGGAGGGCAAGGGACCCCTCCGCTCCGCCCTGGAACTCGGCGCCTCGCGCGCCAAGGACAAGGTGACCGGCGCCTTCAAGAACATCGGCGGCGGCAAGGGCGGCAAGGGCAAGAAGAGCGCGGGCAAGAAGCCGACCGTCATCATGGAGACGATCGACGTCGGCGTCTCCCTGCGCACCGCCTACGACCAGTGGACGCAGTACCAGGACTTCAGCACCTTCGCCAAGGGGGTCAAGAGCGCCAACCGCGCCGACGACACCACCAGCGACTGGCAGGCGAAGGTCTTCTGGTCCAACCGCAGCTGGAAGGCGAAGACCACCGAACAGATCCCGGACGACCGGATCGCGTGGACGTCGGAGGGCGCCAAGGGCACGACCAAGGGCGTCGTCTCCTTCCACGAGCTCGCCGAGAACCTCACCCGGATCCTGCTGGTCATCGAGTACTACCCGACCGGCCTCTTCGAGAAGACGGGCAACATCTGGCGTGCCCAGGGCCGCCGCGCCCGTCTCGACCTGAAGAACTTCGCCCGCTTCATCACCATCAAGGGAGAGGCGAAGGACAGCTGGCGCGGGGAGATCCGCGACGGCGAGGTCGTCACGTCCCACGAGGACGCGATCGCGGAGGAGGAGGAGAACGAGCGGGACCGGGAGGACGAGGAGAACGGCGGTCCCGAGGAGGGCGACGAGCCGCGGGATGCCGAGGAAGGCGCCCCGGAGGACGATGAGGAGTACGGGGAAGAGGCCCCGTACGCCGAGGACGAGCCCGAGGACGACGAGGAGTACGACGCCGAGGGCGAGCCCGCGGACGAAGGCGGCGGTGAGGCCGCCGAGGACGAGTACGAGGACGAGGAGTACGACGAGGAGGAGCCCGAGGACGAGCAGGCCGAGGCCGAGTACGAGGACGAGGACGAGCCCGAGGAGACGGAGGAGGAGCTCCGGGACGAGGACGCACCCGCCAGAGGCCGGGGCCGGCGATGA
- a CDS encoding hydrophobic protein, whose product MVPILLVLLLVLILFGAGFAVKLLWWIALAVLVLWLIGFLARGTNASGGRGRWYRW is encoded by the coding sequence ATGGTTCCCATCCTGCTGGTGCTGCTGCTGGTGCTGATTCTCTTCGGCGCCGGATTCGCGGTGAAGTTGCTCTGGTGGATCGCGCTCGCGGTTCTGGTCCTCTGGCTGATCGGATTCCTGGCCCGCGGCACGAATGCCTCGGGAGGCAGGGGACGCTGGTACCGGTGGTGA
- a CDS encoding gas vesicle protein GvpG: MGLISEVLLLPFAPVRGSGWVIEQVVKEAERIYYDPGTVRAELARLEERLDAGEISEEEFDREEDALLDRLESATRRSAGTDDGWTG, translated from the coding sequence ATGGGACTCATCTCAGAGGTCCTGCTGCTGCCGTTCGCCCCCGTGCGCGGCAGCGGCTGGGTCATCGAACAGGTGGTCAAGGAGGCCGAGCGGATCTACTACGACCCGGGCACGGTCCGGGCCGAACTCGCCCGGCTGGAAGAGCGCCTGGACGCCGGAGAGATCTCGGAGGAGGAGTTCGACCGTGAGGAGGACGCCCTCCTCGACCGGCTGGAGAGCGCGACGCGCAGGAGCGCGGGAACGGACGACGGGTGGACAGGATGA